TGAAGTTTCATGATCCATGAGAGAGGCAGCTCTCTGTTAAAGGCTGATCGGGCTGATTGATCCAGTGTTGGCTGATCAGAGGTTGACCATCGACCACAGCTGTtctgtactgtgtgctgtgacaAAGTGCTCTGTGATGACACCTGACAGTGTAATGAGCACCTGGGAAATAGGCAGAGATATATGTATTTATAGTATCATGACATCATTCAGTACTAAAATGGaggctattattattattagtagtaatatgtttttaatgtgccAAAAATACTGAGAtaaaaaatcagtaaaaaaaaaaaaagactagacCGGCACCCAGGTCAGAATTCAGcttaaaaaggtgtaaataacatcttctctaattaatttgggatctcagggcttctggagacttggatcacaccagacgagctgtatggagacatttcatgtatttattttgttcttgttttaggttttaaaacaagtttccatctacttcagttgtttagaacgctgcaacactgttttttttgtgaaactccagaaatccagaaatgtttgttgaCTTGAAACTaattatttttgggtgaactgttcctttaaggctTTAAGGGCTGGGAGGTATAATTCACTGTTAATTGTATGTGATTGTGCAGAATTAACCATCaacataaaaccacaaaaaacatcTGAGTCGGTCACATTTCTCTGAATGAATTCTGCCAACATCTGCAGACGTAACGCCTAAAAAACATCCACCATGTTAACGAGACGGTTCAGCCGGTCGTGTGTTCGAGAGCTTCGCTGAGCATCTTCAGGAGCAACATTTCATTATAATCCTGCGTGTGCAACCTGTGAACTCACGCCGCCCGTCATCTATCAAACATTAatgaaacacaggaaaacacagagcaaacattTAGCAACCGGACACGATGACTCAGCGCTGATTCATGTCAATATGATGTTTTGTTGAATAACAGTTAATAGCCGACACCCTGACGGCACCGGGAAGAAAACAAGGAAGACAAACGATTTCTGGGAAGAACGAGCGAAACATTTCCACTGAAGAGAGAAcgagagaaaacacagaggcTGTCAGTGATAAATTACTTTTATTGAGAAAAAGTGATTATGAAAATGAGCTGCTAGAATCTGGTCAGActgaagtgtgtgtgggagtgtgtgtgtgtgtgtgtgtgtgtgtgtgtgtgtgtgtgtgtgtgtgtgtgtgtgtgtgtgtgtgtgtgcatcactgAGACGTTGCCATGATGCTGGAGACACCTgcagaagagagaaacagaaagatttAACTTCACGTCTCTTATCAACGAGGAAACAAACAGTGGATGTGAAACATGACACGCGGCTCAGAGACAGACGACCGGATCAGAACCGGGGGAGCGTTTGAGCTCTTTAATCCACTTCAGCTGCACAGTGGAGACGTGGATTTAAAGGTGTTACGAAGGcttattaatataattcactTCACAGGGGACACTTTTTATTCTCCAACTTTCTTCCTGAAAAGAACTTCTGACACTGTTGATTCCTCCACGTCGTCATTTCGAgggatttctctggttttgttttgtatttctgagtttgtctCCGAGCTGCGTTTCATAATCCTCGTTAATCTTTATAAGTTTTGTTCTGATCCTCGTGATTTGCTCACGACCTCCAGAGATGATTCAGCCgtctccatttgtttgtttgtttgtcaggatttcacaaaaactaccgaacagatttccaccaaacttagACGGAGGACGAGtctcagaacagaacagaacagaactgaACCCGCTAACTTTGGTGTTGATCCAGATAAAAGGGACGGACGCAGGagctcttcttctctttctttaacattttaaacacttttgtttatttctcagtgAATAACGTGTCGACCACGATGAAGAGAAGGCTGGTGTCTGTGATCCAGGAcagtttgatgtggatccaaataaaaacctggttttatggattaaaatgttttatttgatctcAGATCaggtttgattgaattaaaggggactgttgggcctcggcggaggtatgcactctactgattGCTATTGTAGTTCTGTACTGGATCAGGTTGAAACTGAACATCGAATAAACCTTCGAGATGAATTTCAACGAGTTGtttaaaggattattttaatttccggcttgttttgttttacacttgatgatgtcatctctgtCACATCAGTCTCAGCTCGTTtgcttcacacacagaaactgttTCACAACATTTCTGACGTCATCAACTCAAACTTTTCCACCAGTGATGTCGTCGCTCTGTGGAGGAGTCGAGGCAGCgacagagctgctgtgtccAGATGTAAACGAGGTCGTTATCGACTGACGGGAACATCAGATAGGTAAAGTTTGACGCTCGCAGCATTTACATCAGGACGACGGCCgagtttaaacattaaactgttGATAAAGTTCAGTATGAAGCACTCGGCTCGTCACAGCTCAGTGTTTTAGTGTTTGTCACCAGATCGGACTCATTTGTCTCCACTCGTGTCTCACTGATCTGAGCAGCAGCACTCACTCTCAAAGTCGATCTTCTCCACGATGTTCTTGGGCTTGACGCTCTCCTCCTGGTTGAAGATGAAGATCTGTCCTTCGTCGTTCTCTGTCCAGCCGTACTTATTCATCCAGACCTTCACCTGCgtgtctgcacaaacacacagagacgacGGCTTAAAGCTGGAAGCTTCAGTCGGGTTTGTTCTTCTGTTCGCTTTATTAATAAAGTTACATTACACACATTCATCTTTTCTACTGTTTGTCTACATCAGAGTTTCTCTCACTGTTCAGTTTTCCAGAATGTCCTGGAGatattttattgtctaaaaGTATCACAGAGGTACCCGGCAGGTTTATCAGACGGGTCGGAGTTCTTACCCAGTGGGTCTCCCAGCATCTCAGCCAGTAACCGGTGCTCGATGTTCTGGTAGGTGATTCCCACTACATGACAGAtgactgaagaggaggaggacaaacacAAAGGACAGTGTTCATAATGTTTAAACACAGACTCATCGTGTCATTCAGTCTGATGTTTCCTGTAAACACACGGTCCGGTTTGTGTTAACTGTCAGAACCTCAGTGTGCCGGGTCACAGGATGATACTCACACTTGCGAACAGAGTCCTCGAAACCAGAGATGCCGTCAATGAGCTCTCTGTTCTCCTCCAGACTCGTCTGTCGGGAAGAAGAACGGATCAAATGATGAGTAAGTttagaaagagaagaagaccGTAAACAAAAGGTGCTGAAACAAATGATTTCACAACGAGACGTCTGAAACAAGAGACGGATCTTTACTTCTCCTCCAGTTATATCAGGTTTCTGCCGCCTTATTAAACTCAAATTCAAAGACTTTTCAAGACAAATTTCCTCAAACAATGTAAAGACTGAGACAAAGGTCAGGGTTCAAACCACACTTAGAAACATTAGACAGTAACACAGAGAGGCGGCACTACAACTTCTTATAGAAAATACACAAATTCAAGCACTCAATGACCAGGTCTAATTTCAGAAACTTTCAAGGCCTTGATTTTTCaaattcacaaactttcaaggaTTTCATGGACCCATGGGAATCCTGGTGTTTGACTTCTGCAGAACTGAACATTCAATATGAAGCAACTTCCTCATATCGTTTCTGCCAATCAACTTAAAGTcctatcgtgtgtgtgtgtgtgtgtgtgtgtgtgtgtgtgtgtgtcttacccAGAAGCTCTGGAAGTGGCAGGTCTCCAGCAGGTTCCCCAGGTAGAGGATCTGTCTGATGGGGCGCTCCTCTTGCTGCGACACTGTAATCAAGGAAATGGTCCGATCCAAAGACAAACCCCACGaccaccacccacccaccctgagctaaacacacacacacacacacacacacacacacacacacacacacacacacacacacctgcacagtGACACTGGTCACAATGTTGCATTTCTATACTTTGTAAATCACATGTGCTACTAAGGTTTTTAACATGCAGAACAGACGTGTTACTGACCCACTGTACTGATCCACTGTACTGATCCACTGTACTGACCCACTGCGCTGACCCACTGTGCTGACCCACTGTACTGATCCACTGTACTGACCCACTGTACTGACCCACTGTACTGATCCACTGTACTGATCCACTGTACTGACCCACTGTACTGATCCACTGTACTGATCCACTGTACTGACCCACTGACGACCCCGAGACGAAGAGGACATGTTCGCTGCAGCGGCACCAAAAGGATACGTGAGTCTGGTCGATCATGCACTTGCACAGAGTGAAGTCGGTGTGTGGCAGGTTGGTCAGAGCCTTCAGCAGAATCTGTGACGTCACCTGAGTCTGGAAGTAGGCTGGGTTGAACTGGtacctgcagagaaacagaggtTCAGTCTGATGTACTGTGTTCTTCTCCTTAATCATCCACACAGAGTTTTTAACCGAGCCTCCGAACGTTAGTCCCCCAGAGACGGGGTCACTCACAGCTTCAGGACAGCCAGGTTGGCCTCCAGGTCGTAGGCGTTCTCTCGGGCCTGCGTCTCCACGTAGCGCTCCAACGTCGCCAGGTTTTCTGGGTTGTACCTGCGAGAGAGGAAATCAGAACGCATGAATCAAATGTGGACGGCTACAGAGTTTCTAGATCTCAGGTGATCCAGGTGAGCTGCTGTCTTCATGTCCCTGGTAACATCTGTCAACATCTGTGTTAAAGCAGCTGTGAACAGGAAACTGACACTGAACTACACTTCATCATTAAGTTGGATTCTTACTGAAAACTGTATCATAGAAGGAAAACAGTTGTTATAAAAGGATCCTGAGCAGAAAGTATTTTACTGTATGTCTGAACGTTAATAAGCAACATTAGCCTGCTCGAGCTAATATCAGTTTCATTCAGCAGCTGTCACAACAACATCTGACTGTGAATTACTCGATAACCTTCATTAATCATCAGACCACGCTGGTATTTAATATATGTTAACTTTGTTTTGGCAacccagcaaaaaaaaaaatctccttgtGAAATCTAACAAGAGGAAATACTGCAGTTCAGTCGAGCAGAccaagctaatgttagctgctgctgctgcattatGAGCTCAAGTTGATGTTTATTTgctaaataattaataaattgttcACACTGGCATCAGATGGACTTTTAAAAGCcttgatttcacagtgaatcTCGCAGAAAGCCTCTGTGAATAAGCTAACTTAACTCAGCaaatgttagcttagcttacaaCACTAGCAAACaggctaagctaacgttagctcgtCAGTTCGTTAAAAGCCTCATCCGAACCTGTCGATTCCGCGCAGGAGCTTCCCCACGTTCGCCCTCATCTGCTCGAAAGACGACGACATTTGGTCCAAACTTTCGGAGAAACCTTTGAGGTGAAAAACCGAATTAAATCCACACGTGGGCCGCCGAGGAGAGAAGGCACCGGGGCGGAGGGAGAAAAGGGTCGGAACGGAAAGAACGACGCACGGGCGGACCGGAAGGCGACGGACACAGAAAACCGACGGACCACTGACAGGTAGCTCCGTTAATTATGTTGTTATAAGGCAAAAAACGTAAATTAGCGTTAACGCAGACGGTCAGCTATCCTCCTCAGTCACGTAGCTCCCGAATAACACATCGCGATAATCAACGCAGTCATGACCATTGCTTTTATTACTTCCTTTTcggtttattttgaaagtgtttgCCGGAAGTATTAGTATGCTATCATGTCCACAGTGACGTTGGTTTGACTGTTTAAACAGTTCCACACTGTGGCCGCTAGAGGGCGACACGCACCCGCTCACACGTTAGAGGGAGCTTTGCTGCCACCGTGTGGCCACAGTGTGGAACTGCACCGTGTTAAATTAATGAAGTTGACGTCAATACTGGCATCTAAACATACACTTCCGGTCACTACtatcacattaaaacaaacaactgaacaaccaaatttttttttttttcaaacaactGAAATTATTAAAGTGGATTTACAGataggattattattattattattattattattattattattattattattattattattattattcaacatGTGACGCGAAGGTAACACAGCCATTTCTGTTGCGTACTTCCTGTCTGAATTTTAATCCTGACTGCTTCAAAACACACCGATAGTCACGTGATAACTCTAAACTTCTTATTGTGTTATTCTGGtcactgtattttaaaaagtgctaaTGCATTTTATGAGTTGCAGTTCGTCACagtcaccactggagggcagtgAACGCTCCACTAGCACCGGTCTCCATCACAGCGCTAACATTAGCATAGTTAGTTCAGTGAGTCCATGAAAGTGTAATTTAACATCAGCACGACAATTTATGGCCA
This is a stretch of genomic DNA from Pagrus major chromosome 2, Pma_NU_1.0. It encodes these proteins:
- the eif3k gene encoding eukaryotic translation initiation factor 3 subunit K isoform X2, which codes for MSSSFEQMRANVGKLLRGIDRYNPENLATLERYVETQARENAYDLEANLAVLKLYQFNPAYFQTQVTSQILLKALTNLPHTDFTLCKCMIDQTHQEERPIRQILYLGNLLETCHFQSFWTSLEENRELIDGISGFEDSVRKFICHVVGITYQNIEHRLLAEMLGDPLDTQVKVWMNKYGWTENDEGQIFIFNQEESVKPKNIVEKIDFESVSSIMATSQ
- the eif3k gene encoding eukaryotic translation initiation factor 3 subunit K isoform X1 codes for the protein MSSSFEQMRANVGKLLRGIDRYNPENLATLERYVETQARENAYDLEANLAVLKLYQFNPAYFQTQVTSQILLKALTNLPHTDFTLCKCMIDQTHQQEERPIRQILYLGNLLETCHFQSFWTSLEENRELIDGISGFEDSVRKFICHVVGITYQNIEHRLLAEMLGDPLDTQVKVWMNKYGWTENDEGQIFIFNQEESVKPKNIVEKIDFESVSSIMATSQ